TGCCGATATTCCGCGCCGAAGTCGCCCACCGAGATGACGACGGGCACGGGCAGCGAATCGACCGCCTGAATCAGCAACTGCCTACCGCCTGCGTGATCGTCGAAGTATGCCGCGACTTCGTCATCGGGCAATTGCCAGTCCGCCCTACCCAGCGGTACGCCCTGCGTCAGGTACGCGGCAGATTGCCATATCTCGTCAATGGCGCGGTTCGGGCGCATCGCCAGCATGGCAGCGCGGCGCACACGCACATCGTCGAACGGCGGCGAGGTCGTGTTGAACGCCACTTCCAGCCCCACGCCAATTTCCTTGAACGCCAGCATCTTGGCATCGGGCTTCTGCTGCGCAAACTCCTCCCACTGCTCCGCGCGAAGCCGGTGCACATCCACATTGTTCACGCGAAACGCTGCGTATGCGGTGTCCTCATCCGCAATCGTGTGGACGACTATTCTGTCTAACAGCGGCGCGCCGGCCTTGAAATACGACTCGTTGCGGCGCAATGTGAATGTCAGGTCGTCGCGCGCCTCTTCGAGAATCCACGCGCCCGTGCCGATAGTGGGCCCACCGCGCAGACTGCCGTTGAGTTCGACCGCCTCTCGCGCCACAACCTTCGAACTGCCGTTGGCGAGCGCGCTGAAAAAATCAGCATCCGGCGCTCGCAGCGAAATGCGTAGGCTGTCCTCGTCAACGGCATAGACCGTATCGACGATGTGCAGCAGCGCGCCGTTCGGCATTGAGCCAGAGCGCTGGCGCTCGTAACTGAAAGCGATGTCGTCCGCGATGAGGTGACGCGCGTTGACCGGCGGCAGGTCTTGCCACAGCACATCATCGCGCAGCGCGAAATCGAATGAAATACTGTCCGAAGTCTGCCAGCCGGTGCACAATTCGCATTCCACGGCGAGGCTCGGCAGTTCGACTCCGTCGCCGCTGCTGAAGCGAATCAGCCTGCTGTACGCGATGCCGGGCCCCCACGCCGCCAGCGCCGCCGACACATCGGCTTGCACATCCAAGTGCGAAATGGCTTGTCGGCTCACCAGATTCAGGGTGCCGCCTCGCCTGTCGTCAACTGTAGCCACCGTCTCAGCGGACGTTGGCACGGCCGGGGATGGAATTGCGGTGGGAATGACGCGCGTGGGAGTCGGCGCGGTGGCGGCTGGCATTGCAGTCGCGCCCGATATGGTTGGCGACGAGGTGGCGGTCGGACGCGGCATTGGCGTTGATGCGATGACTGTGCCGGTTGCGGTCGCTGTAGTCACGGCGGACATGGCAAGGGTTGATGTCGGTGTAGGCTGCTGCTCCACGACATCATCGGAGCAGGCGATGACCGATACTGCCATTGCTACGCAGAGCGCAAGCGGCAGTAACCGCGTAAAGTCGATTGTCGATGAAATCAATCTACACTCGCTATACTCGCATCGACGGCGCTAATGGTGCATTTCTTGGCGTGCATGATTTTTTTGCCCCCATCCTCATATTCCCTCTGCTCCCCTTACGGATAAAGGACAACCGGAACCGTGATTTTTCCCGGGCTTATTGTATAATGCAAGACTGCCCACATTGAGGCTAACACATTACACACACGGAAATAAGTGAAGATATGCTCATCGACTGCCATGTTCACCTAGATTCGTACTCAGATAGCGAAGTGTCGGAAGTCTTGGAGCGCGGACGCAATGTAGGCGTGGCGTTCGTGATTTCCGCCGGCACGACCATCCCATCGACCGAGCGTTCCATTGAATTGTCGGACAAGTTCCCGGACTTCTTCTCTGGCGTCGGCATTCACCCGATGGACATCACGGAGCCGTTCGACGACAACACTTACGCCCGTCTGCGCGACCTCGCCTTGCAGAACGAGAAGGTTATCGTCGTCAGTGAGACCGGGCTGGACTTTATGGAAGACGCGCCGGACAGGGCGATACAATACACAGCATTCCGCGAGCAGATCGGGCTTGCCCGCGAACTCGGCTACCCCATAGTCTTTCACAGCCGCGAGTCGCACGACGAAGTGTTTCGCCTGCTGCGCGAAGAGCGCGGATACGAAGTCGGCGGCGTGATGCACTACTTCCAAGGCGATTTGAACGACGCCAAGCGTGCCATAGACTTGGGCTTCTACATATCACTGGCACGTCCTCTGCTGCGCTACACATACCTGCAGGAAGTCGCCGCAGCCGTGCCGCTAGACAACATCGTGCTTGAGACGGACGCCGCGCCGCAGCCGTTCAAGGCAAAGCGCGAGAATTGGACCGAGCCGCGACACACGCGCATCGTCGCCGAGCGCCTAGCCGAGTTGCAGGGCAAGACCGTCGAAGAAATCGAAGCGGTAACATCACGTAACATCCGCAAGATGCTTGGCGACCGCTGGGAAGTGGTACAGCGACATGTCGCGGTGGATATGCAGTGATGGGCTTTGCTGTGGCAGCTTTGCTATGACGGTTATTCCGACATCCCAGCCTTCCCCCTGAGGTTGAAGGGACTGCTAGACATTGACGCGAGTGAATTGGAATATGACGATAAGCAGTCCTATGCCCGCCATCCAGCCCAGTATGGCACAGATTGTGGCTTGCACCCAGTTGATTTGCTGCGTCTCGCGGATGGCGACCATAGACGCGGGGAATACCCACAGGAACGACAAGCCCATTAGCACGGGACCAATGAATGGGATGCCGGCGAAGAGCGCGAGCACGCCGGGGCCGAATGCCAGCCCGATGCTCCGCAGCAAGCGTCGGTAACCTGCCTGCCCGCCGAACGCCTTCGTGCCGATGGCGTATGCGATGCCCGCCCACAAGAACCAAGTAACTAGGCGCACCCAGACCGCGTACATCACGAACAGCCACAAGGGCGCTCCCTGCCAATTCGGCAGCAACGGCGCCTGTGAGCCTGCCTGCGTTATGGATTCCACGTTTTCGCCCAGCGTTACGAGCGAATATATGCCCGCGCCAAGCGCCAGGCCCGACAGCACCACAATGCCAAGCGCGTAGAATATTTCCTCCGGCTCGTCGGTCAGCGCGCGATACATCCAGCCATTAAGCAGCGCCGCGCGTACAGCCCTTATCAGCAATTTGCTCTACCTCGCTTACCATCACTGCGGCCACTACGACGGACGGCTGCGGTGCCGCAGTTTGCCGCTCGGTGTGCTCGCCTTAAGTAACTCCTATACTGAACAGATAGCATGATAGCGAGTTTATGCCGCTTTTGCCCAATATCAATGCAAATGGGCTATTGATACGCCTATCGCGGCATACGCGATATTCGTGTACAATAACTTACACCGTAGCTAATGGAGGGGAATGATGTCCTTAATTAGACAAATAAGCCAATGTGTGATATACTCTAATTAG
Above is a genomic segment from Chloroflexota bacterium containing:
- a CDS encoding ABC transporter substrate-binding protein, producing the protein MISSTIDFTRLLPLALCVAMAVSVIACSDDVVEQQPTPTSTLAMSAVTTATATGTVIASTPMPRPTATSSPTISGATAMPAATAPTPTRVIPTAIPSPAVPTSAETVATVDDRRGGTLNLVSRQAISHLDVQADVSAALAAWGPGIAYSRLIRFSSGDGVELPSLAVECELCTGWQTSDSISFDFALRDDVLWQDLPPVNARHLIADDIAFSYERQRSGSMPNGALLHIVDTVYAVDEDSLRISLRAPDADFFSALANGSSKVVAREAVELNGSLRGGPTIGTGAWILEEARDDLTFTLRRNESYFKAGAPLLDRIVVHTIADEDTAYAAFRVNNVDVHRLRAEQWEEFAQQKPDAKMLAFKEIGVGLEVAFNTTSPPFDDVRVRRAAMLAMRPNRAIDEIWQSAAYLTQGVPLGRADWQLPDDEVAAYFDDHAGGRQLLIQAVDSLPVPVVISVGDFGAEYRQHAERIATEMQSVGFDATLKIVDRRRFGEQVWLGGDYRMFVGPTAPIGTPNGYMLAVLSSAGAWNTTGHADDALDALILAQSGEYDTDERRELVLEAQRLALDGAYRFMPAAAVSLWAWWPQVQGFQPNFAGSEYSHWERVWLDG
- a CDS encoding TatD family deoxyribonuclease, with translation MSEDMLIDCHVHLDSYSDSEVSEVLERGRNVGVAFVISAGTTIPSTERSIELSDKFPDFFSGVGIHPMDITEPFDDNTYARLRDLALQNEKVIVVSETGLDFMEDAPDRAIQYTAFREQIGLARELGYPIVFHSRESHDEVFRLLREERGYEVGGVMHYFQGDLNDAKRAIDLGFYISLARPLLRYTYLQEVAAAVPLDNIVLETDAAPQPFKAKRENWTEPRHTRIVAERLAELQGKTVEEIEAVTSRNIRKMLGDRWEVVQRHVAVDMQ